A part of Antechinus flavipes isolate AdamAnt ecotype Samford, QLD, Australia chromosome 6, AdamAnt_v2, whole genome shotgun sequence genomic DNA contains:
- the LOC127540554 gene encoding olfactory receptor 10AG1-like isoform X2, with amino-acid sequence MAENNLTNMMEFILLGFSDLPNLQGFLFGIFSIIYLSILIGNGLLIIITKTDPALHTPMYFFLGNFSFLEICYTSVTMPRMLADLWTQKRTISFIACAIQACFLYIFGGAECLLLTVMAYDRYVAISKPLYYPLIMNHRACIQLVVASWLTGVPALIGETYQIFSMNFCGPNKINHIFCDAPPLFPLACTDTYKVEVSVHVVALLFVIIPFLLILASYIKIITTILKLPSTSGRAKAFSTCSSHLMVVFFFYGSGSIAYLQPKSVQSSGSSKVLALFYTIVTPVFNPLIYSLRNKDVIAALRKLLPK; translated from the coding sequence ATGGCAGAAAACAATCTCACAAATATGATGGAATTCATTCTCCTGGGATTTTCTGACCTTCCTAATCTCCAAGGGTTTCTCTTTGGAATTTTCTCTATCATCTACCTAAGTATACTAATAGGAAATGGCCTCCTCATTATTATAACCAAAACCGATCCAGCTCTCCATACCCCTATGTATTTTTTCCTGGGGaacttttcctttttggaaatcTGTTACACATCAGTCACTATGCCCAGAATGTTGGCAGATCTCTGGACCCAGAAGAGAACTATTTCCTTCATAGCCTGTGCTATACAAGCttgtttcctttatatttttggaGGGGCAGAGTGCCTTCTCCTAACTGTGATGGCTTATGACCGTTATGTGGCAATCAGTAAGCCTCTCTATTATCCTCTCATTATGAATCACAGAGCATGTATCCAACTGGTTGTGGCTTCCTGGCTGACTGGGGTCCCAGCCCTGATTGGTGAGACATATCAGATTTTTTCCATGAACTTTTGTGGCCCTAATAAAATCAATCACATTTTCTGTGATGCCCCTCCTTTATTCCCCTTGGCGTGTACAGACACATATAAGGTAGAGGTCTCTGTCCATGTTGTGGCTCTACTATTTGTTATAATTCCCTTTTTATTGATACTTGCCTCCTATATCAAAATCATAACTACGATCCTAAAATTGCCCTCCACCTCAGGGAGAGCCAAAGCTTTCTCTACTTGTTCTTCTCATTTAATGGTTGTGTTCTTTTTCTATGGGTCTGGAAGTATTGCGTATTTGCAGCCAAAATCCGTTCAATCATCAGGATCCAGCAAAGTGCTTGCTCTTTTCTACACTATTGTGACTCCAGTGTTTAACCCCCTGATCTACAGTTTGAGAAATAAGGATGTCATTGCTGCACTGAGAAAACTACTTCCTAAGTGA
- the LOC127540554 gene encoding olfactory receptor 10AG1-like isoform X1, whose protein sequence is MYYTIYVNYKKNQMAENNLTNMMEFILLGFSDLPNLQGFLFGIFSIIYLSILIGNGLLIIITKTDPALHTPMYFFLGNFSFLEICYTSVTMPRMLADLWTQKRTISFIACAIQACFLYIFGGAECLLLTVMAYDRYVAISKPLYYPLIMNHRACIQLVVASWLTGVPALIGETYQIFSMNFCGPNKINHIFCDAPPLFPLACTDTYKVEVSVHVVALLFVIIPFLLILASYIKIITTILKLPSTSGRAKAFSTCSSHLMVVFFFYGSGSIAYLQPKSVQSSGSSKVLALFYTIVTPVFNPLIYSLRNKDVIAALRKLLPK, encoded by the coding sequence AAGAAAAACCAAATGGCAGAAAACAATCTCACAAATATGATGGAATTCATTCTCCTGGGATTTTCTGACCTTCCTAATCTCCAAGGGTTTCTCTTTGGAATTTTCTCTATCATCTACCTAAGTATACTAATAGGAAATGGCCTCCTCATTATTATAACCAAAACCGATCCAGCTCTCCATACCCCTATGTATTTTTTCCTGGGGaacttttcctttttggaaatcTGTTACACATCAGTCACTATGCCCAGAATGTTGGCAGATCTCTGGACCCAGAAGAGAACTATTTCCTTCATAGCCTGTGCTATACAAGCttgtttcctttatatttttggaGGGGCAGAGTGCCTTCTCCTAACTGTGATGGCTTATGACCGTTATGTGGCAATCAGTAAGCCTCTCTATTATCCTCTCATTATGAATCACAGAGCATGTATCCAACTGGTTGTGGCTTCCTGGCTGACTGGGGTCCCAGCCCTGATTGGTGAGACATATCAGATTTTTTCCATGAACTTTTGTGGCCCTAATAAAATCAATCACATTTTCTGTGATGCCCCTCCTTTATTCCCCTTGGCGTGTACAGACACATATAAGGTAGAGGTCTCTGTCCATGTTGTGGCTCTACTATTTGTTATAATTCCCTTTTTATTGATACTTGCCTCCTATATCAAAATCATAACTACGATCCTAAAATTGCCCTCCACCTCAGGGAGAGCCAAAGCTTTCTCTACTTGTTCTTCTCATTTAATGGTTGTGTTCTTTTTCTATGGGTCTGGAAGTATTGCGTATTTGCAGCCAAAATCCGTTCAATCATCAGGATCCAGCAAAGTGCTTGCTCTTTTCTACACTATTGTGACTCCAGTGTTTAACCCCCTGATCTACAGTTTGAGAAATAAGGATGTCATTGCTGCACTGAGAAAACTACTTCCTAAGTGA